In Microbacterium sp. SLBN-146, one genomic interval encodes:
- a CDS encoding alpha-galactosidase has translation MIHHLRAAGVSLVLDSRGAGVPVIVHWGADLGALDDADLAALADSSVPAVGPSSVDVPLRLSLLPALAEGWSGQPAVALAGAPGRGIPRQITTVREGDVLTITSAWADAAITTRVALTPHGVLLASHDIRNDGPDVIRVTDADVALPVPDRARDVLDFSGRWALEREPQRVVPGHGAWVRETRHGRGGHDDPFLMMAGTSGFGFGSGEVWATHVAWSGDRRQWFERTELGPTVLGAGARTGVVELAPGETCSSAVVVAVWSGEGIDGLSDRLHPWIRSWSTIATPRPLTLNTWEAVYFDHSLERIAPLVDRAVEVGVERFVLDDGWFRGRADDRRALGDWEVDAAKWPEGLDPLIRRVNDGGMQFGLWVEPEMVSADSDLARAHPEWVLTDAVTPTWRWQHVLDLANPAVTDYLFERLDALLSAHAISYLKWDHNRDVLIDGGRGQVDGLYRLLDRLRAAHPRVEIESCASGGGRIDLEMLRRVDRVWPSDSNDPLVRQVIQRWTGVLVPPEYLGSHVGDARAHTTGRVSTLSFRLATALYGHAGIESDITAVSDADRAALTRWTALYRSKRALLHSGRVVRVDSADDAIVVHGVVAEDRSEALFSYAVVGSTDAAIPAPFRPAGLDPALRYRVEPLDLGAPWEALQDAPPPWIADGVELTGAVLMRVGLPMPLLLPGNAIVVSLTEAPQ, from the coding sequence ATGATCCACCACCTCCGCGCCGCGGGAGTCAGCCTCGTGCTCGACTCCCGCGGCGCGGGCGTGCCCGTCATCGTCCACTGGGGCGCCGACCTCGGTGCCCTCGACGATGCGGACCTCGCCGCGCTCGCCGATTCTTCCGTTCCCGCCGTCGGTCCGAGCTCCGTCGACGTTCCGCTCCGGCTGAGCCTCCTCCCCGCGCTCGCCGAGGGATGGTCCGGCCAGCCGGCCGTGGCTCTCGCGGGGGCACCGGGCCGCGGCATCCCTCGACAGATCACGACCGTGCGCGAGGGTGACGTCCTCACGATCACGAGCGCGTGGGCGGATGCCGCGATCACGACGCGCGTCGCCCTGACACCGCACGGCGTGCTCCTCGCCTCGCACGACATCCGCAACGACGGTCCCGACGTCATTCGCGTGACGGATGCCGACGTCGCGCTCCCCGTCCCGGACCGCGCGCGCGACGTGCTCGACTTCTCGGGCCGCTGGGCGCTCGAGCGCGAGCCGCAGCGCGTCGTGCCGGGTCACGGCGCGTGGGTGCGCGAGACGCGTCACGGGCGCGGCGGCCACGACGATCCGTTCCTCATGATGGCCGGCACATCCGGATTCGGTTTCGGATCCGGCGAGGTCTGGGCGACGCACGTCGCGTGGAGCGGCGACCGACGCCAGTGGTTCGAGCGCACGGAGCTCGGCCCCACGGTGCTCGGCGCCGGTGCGCGCACGGGTGTCGTCGAACTCGCACCGGGCGAGACTTGCTCTTCCGCCGTCGTCGTCGCCGTGTGGTCGGGGGAGGGGATCGACGGGCTCTCCGACCGGCTGCATCCCTGGATCCGGTCGTGGTCGACGATCGCGACGCCGCGTCCGCTGACCCTGAACACGTGGGAAGCGGTCTACTTCGACCACTCTCTCGAACGGATCGCCCCGCTCGTCGATCGGGCCGTCGAGGTCGGTGTCGAGCGTTTCGTGCTCGACGACGGCTGGTTCCGCGGTCGCGCCGACGACCGCCGCGCGCTCGGGGACTGGGAAGTCGACGCCGCGAAGTGGCCCGAGGGCCTCGATCCCCTCATCCGCCGCGTCAACGACGGCGGCATGCAGTTCGGCCTGTGGGTCGAGCCCGAGATGGTGAGCGCCGACTCGGATCTCGCGCGCGCGCATCCCGAGTGGGTGCTGACGGATGCCGTGACCCCGACGTGGCGCTGGCAGCACGTGCTCGACCTCGCGAATCCCGCCGTCACCGACTACCTCTTCGAGCGACTCGACGCCCTCTTGAGCGCGCACGCGATTTCGTACCTGAAGTGGGATCACAACCGCGACGTCCTCATCGACGGCGGTCGCGGACAGGTCGACGGGCTCTACCGGCTGCTCGACCGCCTGCGCGCCGCTCATCCCCGCGTCGAGATCGAGTCGTGCGCCTCGGGCGGAGGTCGCATCGACCTCGAGATGCTGCGGCGCGTCGACCGCGTGTGGCCGAGCGACTCGAACGACCCGCTCGTCCGCCAGGTGATCCAGCGGTGGACGGGTGTCCTCGTCCCGCCCGAGTACCTCGGATCGCACGTCGGCGACGCCCGCGCACACACGACGGGCCGCGTCTCGACACTGAGCTTCCGGCTCGCGACGGCACTCTACGGCCACGCGGGCATCGAGTCCGACATCACGGCGGTGTCCGACGCCGACCGCGCCGCTCTCACCCGATGGACGGCCCTGTACCGGTCGAAGCGCGCCCTCCTGCACTCCGGCCGGGTCGTGCGCGTCGACAGCGCCGACGATGCCATCGTCGTGCACGGCGTCGTCGCCGAGGACCGTTCGGAGGCGCTGTTCTCCTACGCCGTCGTCGGGTCGACGGATGCCGCGATCCCCGCACCCTTCCGCCCCGCCGGGCTCGATCCGGCCCTGCGCTACCGCGTCGAGCCGCTCGACCTCGGCGCGCCGTGGGAGGCCTTGCAGGACGCCCCGCCGCCCTGGATCGCGGATGGCGTCGAGCTCACCGGTGCGGTGCTCATGCGTGTCGGGCTCCCCATGCCGCTGCTGCTTCCCGGCAACGCCATCGTGGTGTCGCTCACGGAGGCGCCGCAGTAG
- a CDS encoding beta-galactosidase, producing the protein MTAPARAFEHDGIAFGCDYNPEQWTPEIWDEDIALMTEAKVDLVAINIFGWSHIEPRPGEYDFDRLDDVIGRLHAAGIRVNLGTGTASPPAWLTRRHPEILPMVVDGTRRYPGGRQAFCPSSRIFRDAALQLVEQVARRYGDHPAVELWHISNELGCHNALCYCDESAAAFRVWLRERYSDIDALNAAWGTAFWSQTYREWDEILPPLATLSLGNPGHMLDFHRFSSDQLLDYYRAEADVIRPLSDRPLTTNFMVTAHIENLDYWSWAPDMDIVANDHYLDNRLADPTSELAFAADLSRGLGGGAPWILMEHSTGAVNWQPLNVPKAPGQILRNSLTHVARGADGVCFFQWRASVQGAEKFHSAMLPHAGTDSAVWREVVELGGIVERISEIAGSRVDADVALVFSWEAWWATQSLSRPSQFVGYLDQVHACYAAAHALGLTVDVVRPGADLSGYALVLVPGLHLVRAEEAAVIADRVADGATALVTFFSGTVDAEDRVWTGGYTGPFRDLLGVQIEEFAPVAAGQTVTLDDGSRASLWSERGHATTAEVVASFADGPSAGSPAVTRNAHGHGAAWYLSTQLEPSAYRDLIARLASEAGVTSPVAIHDGEVSALELVRRRGAEASYLFAINHGTASATLGATGDELVTGVAVHGSLEVPAGSVRIVREEAAA; encoded by the coding sequence ATGACGGCCCCCGCCCGAGCATTCGAACACGACGGCATCGCGTTCGGCTGCGACTACAACCCCGAGCAGTGGACCCCCGAGATCTGGGACGAGGACATCGCCCTCATGACCGAGGCGAAGGTCGACCTCGTCGCGATCAATATCTTCGGGTGGTCGCACATCGAGCCGCGCCCGGGCGAGTACGACTTCGACCGGCTGGACGACGTCATCGGCCGCCTCCACGCCGCCGGCATCCGGGTGAACCTCGGCACCGGCACGGCATCCCCTCCGGCGTGGCTCACCCGGCGACATCCCGAGATCCTCCCCATGGTCGTCGACGGCACGCGACGCTACCCCGGCGGGCGCCAGGCCTTCTGCCCCAGCTCCCGCATCTTCCGCGACGCCGCGCTGCAGCTCGTCGAGCAGGTCGCGCGGCGCTACGGCGACCACCCGGCGGTCGAGCTGTGGCACATCTCGAATGAACTCGGATGCCACAACGCGCTCTGCTACTGCGACGAGAGCGCGGCGGCGTTCCGCGTGTGGCTGCGCGAGCGCTACTCCGACATCGACGCGCTCAACGCCGCGTGGGGCACCGCCTTCTGGAGCCAGACGTACCGCGAGTGGGACGAGATCCTGCCGCCGCTCGCGACCCTCTCGCTCGGCAACCCGGGCCATATGCTCGACTTCCACCGGTTCAGCTCCGACCAGCTCCTCGACTACTACCGCGCCGAGGCCGACGTCATCCGTCCCCTGAGCGACCGGCCCCTCACGACGAACTTCATGGTCACGGCTCACATCGAGAATCTCGACTACTGGTCGTGGGCGCCCGACATGGACATCGTCGCGAACGACCACTACCTCGACAATCGTCTCGCCGACCCGACGTCCGAGCTCGCCTTCGCCGCCGACCTGTCGCGCGGACTCGGCGGCGGCGCGCCCTGGATCCTCATGGAGCACTCCACGGGCGCCGTCAACTGGCAGCCGCTCAACGTGCCCAAGGCCCCCGGCCAGATCCTCCGGAATTCGCTCACCCACGTCGCCCGCGGCGCCGACGGCGTGTGCTTCTTCCAATGGCGCGCGTCGGTCCAAGGAGCGGAGAAGTTCCACTCCGCGATGCTCCCGCACGCCGGCACCGACTCCGCCGTGTGGCGCGAGGTCGTCGAGCTCGGCGGCATCGTCGAGCGGATCTCCGAGATCGCGGGATCGCGTGTGGATGCCGATGTCGCCCTCGTCTTCTCGTGGGAGGCGTGGTGGGCGACGCAGTCGCTATCGCGCCCCAGCCAGTTCGTCGGATACCTCGACCAGGTGCACGCCTGCTACGCCGCCGCTCACGCGCTCGGACTGACGGTCGACGTCGTCCGGCCCGGCGCCGACCTGTCCGGCTACGCGCTCGTGCTCGTGCCCGGCCTTCACCTCGTCCGCGCGGAAGAGGCCGCCGTGATCGCCGACCGCGTCGCGGACGGAGCCACGGCGCTCGTGACGTTCTTCAGCGGAACCGTCGACGCCGAGGACCGCGTCTGGACGGGGGGTTACACGGGTCCGTTCCGCGACCTCCTCGGCGTCCAGATCGAGGAGTTCGCCCCCGTCGCCGCCGGACAGACTGTCACCCTCGACGACGGCAGCCGTGCGTCGCTCTGGTCGGAGCGCGGACACGCGACGACGGCCGAGGTCGTGGCATCCTTCGCCGACGGCCCCTCCGCCGGATCTCCCGCCGTCACCCGCAACGCCCACGGACACGGTGCCGCCTGGTACCTCTCGACGCAGCTCGAGCCGTCGGCCTACCGCGACCTCATCGCACGTCTCGCGAGCGAAGCGGGCGTGACATCGCCCGTCGCGATCCACGACGGCGAGGTCTCCGCCCTCGAGCTCGTGCGCCGCCGAGGCGCCGAGGCGTCGTATCTCTTCGCCATCAATCACGGGACCGCCTCAGCGACCCTCGGCGCGACGGGTGACGAGCTCGTCACGGGTGTCGCCGTGCACGGGTCGCTCGAGGTTCCCGCCGGATCCGTACGGATCGTCAGAGAGGAGGCGGCCGCATGA
- a CDS encoding LacI family DNA-binding transcriptional regulator — protein METNGRRRRATVKDVALEAGVSRGTVSRVLNGQPYVSDEARAAIDAAIEKVGFVPNRAARSLVVQSSQAIGLIIHEPHSLFVEDPNIASILLGANSALSDADYQMASLIADSPRDIERLSKFLGAGLIDGVIVVSARVGDPITRAVSQLQLPAAFVGHPRDIGDAAYVAIDNRAAAREITTRLAGTGRSKIGMIAAALDRDSGSDRLAGFVDALGNRFDPQLVERVPLYSFSDGQDGMRALLARCPDIDGVFASSDAVAAGAMDVLQSAGRRIPEDVGIVGFDDSSWALRCDPPLSTVHQPAGELGRAAAESVLRQIRGEEPDAHSRVLACPVVWRESA, from the coding sequence GTGGAAACGAACGGACGACGACGCCGAGCGACAGTGAAGGACGTCGCCCTCGAGGCAGGGGTCTCCCGGGGTACCGTCAGCCGAGTTCTCAACGGTCAGCCGTACGTCTCCGATGAGGCGCGAGCCGCCATCGACGCCGCCATCGAGAAGGTCGGATTCGTCCCCAATCGCGCCGCGCGGAGCCTGGTCGTGCAGAGTTCGCAGGCCATCGGCCTCATCATCCACGAGCCGCACTCGCTGTTCGTCGAGGACCCGAACATCGCCTCGATCCTCCTCGGCGCGAACTCGGCGCTCTCCGACGCGGACTACCAGATGGCCTCGCTCATCGCCGACAGTCCGCGCGACATCGAGCGCCTCTCGAAGTTCCTCGGGGCGGGGCTCATCGACGGCGTCATCGTCGTCTCGGCGCGCGTCGGCGACCCGATCACGCGGGCCGTTTCGCAGCTGCAGCTCCCCGCCGCGTTCGTCGGGCACCCGCGCGACATCGGCGACGCGGCCTACGTTGCGATCGACAACCGCGCTGCGGCACGCGAGATCACGACGCGACTCGCCGGAACGGGGCGGTCGAAGATCGGGATGATCGCCGCGGCCCTGGACCGCGACTCGGGGTCGGACCGCCTCGCCGGGTTCGTCGACGCCCTCGGCAACCGGTTCGACCCGCAGCTCGTCGAGCGCGTGCCGCTCTACTCGTTCTCCGACGGGCAGGACGGCATGCGGGCGCTCCTCGCGCGCTGCCCTGACATCGACGGCGTCTTCGCCTCGAGCGACGCCGTCGCCGCCGGCGCGATGGACGTCCTGCAGTCGGCAGGGCGCCGCATTCCGGAGGACGTCGGGATCGTCGGCTTCGACGACAGCTCGTGGGCGCTCCGCTGCGACCCTCCCCTCTCGACGGTGCACCAGCCGGCCGGCGAGCTGGGCCGCGCTGCCGCCGAGTCGGTGCTGCGCCAGATCCGCGGCGAAGAGCCCGACGCGCACAGCCGCGTGCTCGCGTGCCCCGTCGTCTGGCGCGAATCCGCCTGA
- a CDS encoding carbohydrate ABC transporter permease produces MSLLTRTAGATPDDFAPTRRRGPRESMLSRGASLLVMGVFTLYFLVPIWWLFIASTKDRGDLLTTPALWFADWNFFQNVGDLITYNDGIYLRWLLNSLGYAGIGALLATIVAGMCGYALAKYRFRGRETFFNIVLGGVLVPATALALPLFLLFSQVNLTNTFWAVLLPSIVSPFGVYLSRIYAASSVPDELIEAGRIDGAGEVRTFFTVSVRLMTPALVTVFLFQFVTIWNNFFLPLIMLRSQELFPVTFGLYGWNTQLNQIPELRTYVLVGSFLSIVPLIIAFLLLQRFWRNGLGTGSVK; encoded by the coding sequence ATGAGCCTCCTGACCCGCACCGCCGGAGCGACACCCGACGACTTCGCACCGACGCGCCGGCGGGGCCCCCGCGAGAGCATGCTGTCGCGCGGTGCTTCCCTCCTCGTCATGGGCGTCTTCACGCTCTACTTCCTCGTCCCGATCTGGTGGCTCTTCATCGCGTCGACGAAGGACCGCGGCGATCTCCTCACGACGCCCGCCCTGTGGTTCGCGGACTGGAACTTCTTCCAGAACGTCGGCGACCTCATCACCTACAACGACGGGATCTACCTGCGCTGGCTGCTCAACAGCCTCGGCTACGCGGGGATCGGCGCGCTGCTCGCGACGATCGTTGCGGGGATGTGCGGCTACGCCCTCGCGAAGTACCGGTTCCGCGGCCGTGAGACGTTCTTCAACATCGTCCTCGGCGGAGTGCTCGTGCCGGCGACGGCCCTCGCCCTCCCGCTCTTCCTCCTCTTCAGCCAGGTCAACCTGACCAACACGTTCTGGGCCGTGCTCCTGCCGAGCATCGTGAGCCCCTTCGGCGTCTACCTCAGCCGCATCTACGCCGCGTCGTCGGTCCCCGACGAACTCATCGAAGCGGGACGGATCGACGGGGCCGGCGAAGTCCGCACGTTCTTCACGGTGTCCGTGCGTCTCATGACGCCCGCCCTCGTGACGGTCTTCCTCTTCCAGTTCGTCACCATCTGGAACAACTTCTTCCTGCCGCTCATCATGCTGCGCAGCCAGGAGCTGTTCCCCGTCACGTTCGGCCTCTACGGCTGGAACACGCAGCTCAACCAGATCCCCGAGCTGCGCACGTACGTGCTCGTCGGGTCGTTCCTCTCGATCGTCCCGCTCATCATCGCGTTCCTGCTCCTGCAGCGCTTCTGGCGCAACGGACTGGGAACCGGCTCCGTGAAATGA
- a CDS encoding deoxyribodipyrimidine photo-lyase has protein sequence MASPSIVWLRDDLRLADNPALRAAFDRGEPVVVLYVLDEESPGIRPLGGAARWWLHHSLASLGARLRERGGDLVLRRGRAADVVRQVVADAGAAAVFWNRRYSGPEREIDAAIKSALRGDGIEVASFAGSLLFEPWTVTTGAGTPFSVFTPFWRACRALPAPRQPLSEPREIEGMPQPLASDDLDDWGLLPTKPDWAGGLRETWEPGEPAARRRLRTFLDEDLGSYDRARDEPSAGATSMLSPRLRWGELSPYTVWHEAVEAGHSGGFLSEVGWREFAWHTLYRFPELASKNLRPEFDAFPWPRLKPSRLEAWQKGETGIRLVDAGMRELWHTGFMHNRVRMVTASFLIKNLMIDWHRGEEWFWDTLVDADAASNPFNWQWVAGSGADAAPYFRIFNPELQAKKFDPKSHYISQWAADAPTEPIVDLGETRKAALDAYEEVKRAPRS, from the coding sequence ATGGCCTCTCCCTCGATCGTGTGGCTTCGCGACGACCTCCGCCTCGCCGACAACCCCGCTCTTCGCGCAGCTTTCGACCGCGGTGAGCCGGTCGTCGTCCTCTACGTACTCGACGAGGAGTCCCCGGGGATCCGGCCGCTCGGCGGCGCCGCGCGGTGGTGGCTGCACCACTCGCTCGCGTCGCTCGGCGCGCGCCTGCGCGAGCGCGGCGGCGACCTCGTCCTTCGTCGCGGTCGCGCCGCCGATGTCGTGCGCCAGGTCGTCGCGGATGCCGGAGCAGCTGCCGTCTTCTGGAACCGCCGCTACTCCGGACCCGAGCGCGAGATCGACGCGGCGATCAAGTCCGCGCTGCGCGGCGACGGCATCGAGGTCGCATCCTTCGCCGGCTCGCTCCTGTTCGAGCCGTGGACCGTCACGACCGGCGCGGGCACCCCGTTCTCGGTCTTCACACCCTTCTGGCGAGCCTGCCGCGCACTCCCCGCCCCGCGCCAGCCACTTTCCGAGCCGAGGGAGATCGAAGGGATGCCGCAGCCGCTGGCATCCGATGACCTCGACGACTGGGGCCTGCTGCCCACGAAGCCGGACTGGGCGGGCGGTCTCCGCGAGACGTGGGAGCCCGGGGAGCCCGCCGCGCGGCGCCGCCTTCGCACCTTCCTCGACGAGGACCTCGGATCGTACGACCGGGCCCGCGACGAACCGTCGGCCGGGGCGACGTCGATGCTGTCGCCGCGCCTGCGGTGGGGCGAGCTCAGCCCCTACACCGTGTGGCACGAGGCCGTCGAGGCGGGCCACTCCGGCGGATTCCTCTCGGAGGTGGGCTGGCGCGAGTTCGCGTGGCACACCCTCTATCGCTTCCCCGAACTCGCTTCGAAGAACCTTCGGCCCGAGTTCGACGCTTTCCCGTGGCCCCGTCTCAAGCCCTCGCGCCTCGAGGCGTGGCAGAAGGGCGAGACGGGCATCCGACTCGTCGATGCGGGCATGCGCGAACTCTGGCATACGGGCTTCATGCACAATCGCGTCCGCATGGTGACGGCATCCTTCCTCATCAAGAACCTGATGATCGACTGGCACCGAGGCGAGGAGTGGTTCTGGGACACGCTGGTCGACGCGGATGCCGCGAGCAACCCGTTCAACTGGCAGTGGGTCGCGGGGTCGGGGGCGGATGCGGCGCCGTACTTCCGGATCTTCAACCCCGAGCTCCAGGCGAAGAAGTTCGACCCGAAGAGCCACTACATCTCGCAGTGGGCGGCGGACGCCCCGACGGAGCCCATCGTCGACCTCGGCGAGACTCGGAAGGCCGCCCTCGACGCATACGAGGAGGTCAAGCGGGCGCCGAGGTCCTAG
- a CDS encoding ABC transporter substrate-binding protein, whose amino-acid sequence MQQTKRAVATGVALLTALALAGCAAGGSGTDGGGDAAACAPADGDVTLEFTSWIPGIEDVVATWNEQNPDIQVEVQTGPNGNSGTYANFFSQLEAGNAPDLGQIEYDALSSFRVQDGLENLAACEDIVAAEADFIPWTWGQVTLGSSDGVYGVPQDSGPMALFYRADLFEQNGIEVPTTWEEYKEAAVKVREAGGYITNFSTADINQFAGFVWQAGGDWFTNDGDAWTVDLTGEQSTTVADYWQELLDEDLVATYPAWTEEWNNAYNSGEVWSWNSAVWGANSIASGAPDTAGNWAVAPSPQWAAGEQSSGNWGGSSVAVFKGSEHVYEAAKFALWLNTSDEALTALNESANIYPATTAGLSLPSLQEGVEFYGGQKIYDVFAEAAEQVNPDFVWGPTMTQTYADVSDGFQSAVTGQGTLLEALESAQASTISTLEAQSIPVAE is encoded by the coding sequence ATGCAGCAGACCAAGAGAGCAGTCGCCACGGGCGTCGCACTGCTCACCGCGCTCGCACTCGCCGGCTGCGCCGCCGGCGGCTCCGGAACCGACGGCGGAGGGGATGCTGCCGCGTGCGCTCCCGCCGACGGTGACGTCACCCTCGAGTTCACCTCGTGGATCCCCGGCATCGAAGACGTTGTCGCCACCTGGAACGAACAGAACCCCGACATTCAGGTCGAGGTGCAGACGGGCCCGAACGGCAACTCCGGCACGTACGCCAACTTCTTCAGCCAGCTCGAGGCCGGGAACGCCCCCGACCTCGGCCAGATCGAGTACGACGCGCTGTCGAGCTTCCGCGTGCAGGACGGCCTCGAGAACCTCGCCGCGTGCGAGGACATCGTCGCCGCTGAGGCCGACTTCATCCCGTGGACATGGGGCCAGGTCACGCTCGGCTCGTCCGACGGCGTCTACGGCGTGCCGCAGGACTCCGGTCCCATGGCGCTCTTCTACCGCGCCGACCTGTTCGAGCAGAACGGCATCGAGGTGCCGACGACGTGGGAAGAGTACAAGGAAGCAGCTGTCAAGGTCCGCGAGGCCGGTGGCTACATCACCAACTTCTCCACCGCCGACATCAACCAGTTCGCGGGCTTCGTCTGGCAGGCGGGCGGCGACTGGTTCACGAACGACGGAGACGCCTGGACGGTCGACCTGACCGGCGAGCAGTCCACGACGGTCGCGGACTACTGGCAGGAGCTCCTCGACGAGGACCTCGTCGCGACGTACCCCGCGTGGACCGAGGAATGGAACAACGCCTACAACTCGGGCGAGGTCTGGTCGTGGAACTCCGCCGTCTGGGGTGCCAACTCGATCGCGAGCGGCGCTCCCGACACGGCAGGCAACTGGGCCGTCGCACCGTCGCCCCAGTGGGCAGCCGGTGAGCAGAGCTCGGGCAACTGGGGCGGTTCGTCGGTCGCCGTCTTCAAGGGCTCCGAGCACGTCTACGAAGCGGCTAAGTTCGCACTGTGGCTCAACACGTCGGACGAGGCGCTCACGGCCCTCAACGAGTCGGCCAACATCTACCCCGCGACGACGGCCGGACTCTCCCTGCCTTCGCTGCAGGAGGGTGTCGAGTTCTACGGCGGGCAGAAGATCTACGACGTCTTCGCCGAGGCGGCCGAGCAGGTCAACCCCGACTTCGTGTGGGGTCCGACCATGACGCAGACCTACGCCGATGTGTCCGACGGCTTCCAGTCGGCCGTGACCGGTCAGGGAACGCTGCTCGAGGCGCTCGAATCGGCTCAGGCGTCGACGATCTCGACGCTCGAAGCACAGTCGATCCCCGTCGCGGAGTAA
- a CDS encoding carbohydrate ABC transporter permease, with protein sequence MTATEVLVTRGRRSPARAERAPKRKTPHKGAIAIFAGPFGILFLLFYLIPIGYAVWQSLLVVERDGTYGAPQEVFGGLTQYLLVFQNAPFWESVGRVLLFGVVQVPVMLGLALIFALLLDSPALKGKKFFRLAFFAPYAVPGVIAAIMWGFLYSPNLSPFTDVTRSIDFLSPELVLWSIANVVTWVFVGYNMLIIYSALLAIPSEVYEAARLDGAGQIRIAWSIKIPMVAPAIVLTAVFSIIGTLQLLAEPQVFRSFSAAVSSTYTPNMTIYATNAIPNTHLAAAFSVVLALATFALSFTFLKATQRKATQ encoded by the coding sequence ATGACCGCCACAGAAGTACTCGTCACGCGGGGGCGCCGAAGCCCTGCGCGCGCCGAGCGCGCCCCGAAGCGGAAGACGCCCCACAAGGGCGCCATCGCGATCTTCGCGGGCCCGTTCGGCATCCTGTTCCTGCTCTTCTACCTGATCCCGATCGGCTACGCCGTCTGGCAGTCGCTGCTCGTCGTGGAGCGCGACGGCACCTACGGCGCACCCCAGGAGGTGTTCGGCGGACTCACGCAGTACCTGCTGGTCTTCCAGAACGCCCCCTTCTGGGAGTCGGTCGGCCGCGTGCTCCTGTTCGGCGTCGTGCAGGTGCCCGTCATGCTGGGCCTCGCGCTCATCTTCGCGCTCCTGCTCGACTCGCCCGCGCTCAAGGGCAAGAAGTTCTTCCGCCTCGCGTTCTTCGCGCCCTACGCCGTGCCCGGCGTCATCGCCGCGATCATGTGGGGCTTCCTCTACTCGCCGAACCTGTCGCCGTTCACCGACGTCACACGCTCGATCGACTTCCTGTCGCCCGAACTCGTGCTGTGGTCGATCGCGAACGTCGTGACGTGGGTGTTCGTCGGGTACAACATGCTCATCATCTACTCGGCGCTCCTCGCGATCCCGTCGGAGGTGTATGAGGCAGCGCGACTGGACGGAGCCGGACAGATCCGGATCGCGTGGTCGATCAAGATCCCCATGGTCGCCCCGGCGATCGTCCTCACCGCCGTCTTCTCGATCATCGGGACGCTGCAGCTCCTCGCCGAGCCCCAGGTGTTCCGCTCGTTCAGCGCCGCCGTCTCGTCGACGTACACGCCCAACATGACGATCTACGCGACGAACGCGATCCCCAACACGCATCTCGCCGCCGCGTTCTCGGTCGTGCTGGCGCTCGCGACGTTCGCGCTCTCCTTCACGTTCCTCAAGGCCACCCAACGGAAGGCGACCCAATGA